aagcTGTATAATATGGAATTGATTGAGTTTCAAAGCATATGGTGAATTCCACTGTACATACAAGCTACAGGAAAATATGCTTCAacagtaaaatatttcaattggAGTAACTTTCATGGTGTTTAGGGATTTGGTACAGAGTCATGAATTATAAAACATCAGTATCCATCTAATATATTACAGTATTGGTACAGAGCCATGGATATTATTACATCAGTATCCATCTAATATATTACAGTATTGGTACAGAGCCACGGGTATTAAAACATCAGTATCCATCTAATATGTTACAGTATTGGTACAGAGCCATGGATATTATTACATCAGTATCCATCTAATGTGTTACAGTATTGGTACAGAGCCACGGGTATTAAAACATCAGTATCCATCTAATATATTACAGCATTGGTACAGAGCCATGGATATTATTACATCAGTATCCATCTAATGTGTTACAGTATTGGTACAGAGCCACGGGTATTAAAACATCAGTATCCATCTAATATATTACAGTATTGGTACAGAGCCATGAATTATAAAACATCAGTATCCATCTAATATATTACAGTATTGGTACAGAGTCATGAATTATAAAACATCAGTATCCATCTAATATATTACAGTATTGGTACAGAGCCATGGATATTATTACATCAGTATCCATCCAATGTGTTACAGTATTGGTACAGAGCCACGGGTATTAAAACATCAGTATCCATCTAATATATTACAGTGACCATTTCAGTATcttatttgttacattataatatatttgtaatattgtgttttatatataataagctGATCATAGTGaccacaaatattttatttaataccATTTTTGATTGGCAATGTAAGGGTACAaatcttatatacattacaatatttatcattttaaatatgttattaGTATATCTCTAGGCGACAAAAGACCGCATTAAAAAGACACAAACAATTTTTCAAACgttatttaaaaattaacaaaaaaaaattaataaaacatttattaatataatataaatgaacaACGTACTAAACTAAttaattagataaaaaaattgGTATCACGATTAATCAACACGTCTTATCTAATAGTacttaatatattatttaattccATAAAAACACAATGGCTACTTACAATAAAGGAGTGAGTTATCATCCTGGTTGTTAGCGACGGCAGCTCCGGCAAGAGCGCCTGGTGGTGGTCCGGCGTAGTAAGGAACATACATAGCTGTTTCCTGTGTGGTATATCCCTTGTCGTATCCCTTTCCATATCCGCTGTATCCATGGCCATATCCGCTTACGTATCCCTTTCCGTATCCGTGGCCATATCCGCCGCCATATCCGCCGTACATACCACTTCCGTATACGTCATATCCGCCGCCATAGCCATTTCCAAGACAGCAGCCAACGGCCATAAAGAGGGCCAAAGCCGAAAGGGTAACGGTGATAGAGTTCATTTTGATCCTGATAAAGACATATCAGAGTGAAATTAGAAATACATTGATAAGAGGACTTTTTCATTCGCCTAACTTaagttaaaagtaaaaaaaaccaacaaagaaacaaagaaaccagcaaaggaaaaaaaataataaaataaaaaaaaaataataaaaaaaaggtttttgcATAGAAATTTTCATATCGTCACAGATATATCTGTTCCGACTTATTTGCTTCTTTAAATACTTTCTTCTGTAAAATGTAATACCAGGCTTACTTAGCATGGTATATCGTATCGATATATCAGGAAATAGTGTTAAAGCAGAGctataatttttaacaagtttacTTACCTGTTCGGGATAGCCGCTGAAGTGAGGATGATTTACTAAAGAGCGAGT
This genomic window from Argopecten irradians isolate NY chromosome 4, Ai_NY, whole genome shotgun sequence contains:
- the LOC138322470 gene encoding neuropeptide-like protein 29 gives rise to the protein MNSITVTLSALALFMAVGCCLGNGYGGGYDVYGSGMYGGYGGGYGHGYGKGYVSGYGHGYSGYGKGYDKGYTTQETAMYVPYYAGPPPGALAGAAVANNQDDNSLLYLGGGLLLLLLLLNNNNNSG